One segment of Clostridium ljungdahlii DSM 13528 DNA contains the following:
- a CDS encoding DUF1064 domain-containing protein translates to MKSKYNARKITVDGIRFDSKDEARYYEYLKKLKAKGLIENFELQPKFTLIPAFVYKGEKERPATYTLDFLIYNIDGTEIYVDVKGDSTPQGELKFKMLKHLHPDMDFRWISRSLKYSESGWIDFKELKKKRRESKKNA, encoded by the coding sequence ATGAAAAGCAAATATAATGCCAGAAAAATAACTGTAGATGGGATCAGGTTTGATTCAAAAGATGAAGCCAGATATTATGAGTATTTGAAAAAGCTTAAGGCGAAAGGGTTAATAGAGAATTTTGAGTTGCAGCCTAAGTTTACTCTGATACCAGCTTTTGTATACAAGGGTGAAAAAGAAAGGCCGGCAACATATACGTTAGATTTTTTAATCTATAACATAGATGGTACGGAGATATATGTTGATGTTAAAGGAGACAGTACACCACAGGGGGAGCTTAAATTCAAGATGCTTAAACATCTTCATCCTGATATGGATTTTAGGTGGATTTCAAGAAGTTTGAAATATAGTGAAAGTGGATGGATTGATTTTAAGGAACTCAAGAAAAAGAGAAGGGAGAGTAAGAAAAATGCCTAG